The sequence below is a genomic window from Providencia rettgeri.
TAAATGAAGGTGACAGCGTGCATCTCGCACCTCCATGTGGGGATTTCTTTATCGATGTTGATAATACAACACCTGTTACGCTAATTTCCGCCGGGGTTGGCTTAACCCCAATGTTAAGTATGTTAAATCATCTAACAGAACAAGCTCACAGCGCACAAGTAAATTGGTTCCATGCCGCTGAGAATGGTGCAGTTCATGCCTTCAGACACGAAATTCAACAACTACTAGCAAAACAGAAAATTAGCCAATCTGCGATTTGGTTTAATCAACCAAGAGAGGATGATCGCCTCGGGTTTGATTACCAATATGAAGGTTTAATGAATTTAGAATTGGTACGTGAATGGATTGAGCAACCGAATATGCAGTTTTATTTCTGTGGCCCTGTTGGTTTTATGCAGCACATAGGTAAGCAGTTAATTGCGATGGGTGTCAATGCCGATGCGATTCACTATGAATGTTTTGGCCCACACAAAGTATTGCCACTCAACTAATCGATAAAAAATGCGCTTCTATTTAGAAGCGCATTCTATGAAACATATTAACTGAAGAAAATTGGTTAACTAGTTAAATGTTCGTGGTTTTCTAATTTAGCGGTAACGGGCTCGCATAATAAATACGCAATTCTAATCCCATTCCTGTGTATTTTCCGTTACCGCATTTTCATACAAACTTAATTTATTAAATTGCTTCTTCGTCTTGCTCACCGGTTCGAATACGGATCACTCGAGCGACATCATAAACAAAGATCTTCCCATCACCAATTTTGCCAGTTTGTGCAGTTTGCATAATGGTTTCAACGCAGTTTTCAACGATGTCATCAGGAACAACAATTTCAATTTTTACCTTAGGTAAAAAGTCGACCATATACTCTGCACCGCGGTAAAGTTCAGTATGCCCTTTTTGACGTCCAAAACCTTTTACTTCGGTTACAGTCATTCCTGTAATACCGACTTCAGCCAACGCTTCACGAACATCATCAAGTTTGAATGGCTTTATAATTGCATCAATTTTTTTCATAAGTAATTCCTGTTATGACCAGTTTTTACGGCCAAAACCTGAGGTGATCGGATAGCGGCGATCTTTGCCAAAATTACGCATCGTAATACGTGGCCCAACTGGTGCCTGACGACGTTTGTATTCATTAATATCAACAAGACGCACAACTTTGCGTACTACGTCTTTATCAAAACCCAGTTTGATTAGGTCATTCACTGACAAGTCCTTTTCCACATAACCTTCTAACAAGGCGTCTAGCACATCATAAGGCGGCAGGCTGTCTTGATCTAGCTGACCCGGAGCGAGTTCGGCTGACGGTGGCCTATCAATCACACGTTGTGGAATTGCGGGAGAGAGTGTATTACGGTATTTAGCTAGCTCAAAGACAAGGGTTTTAGGCACATCTTTTAGCACATCAAACCCACCGGCCATATCACCATACAGCGTTGAGTAACCGACTGCTGATTCACTTTTATTACTGGTTGTCAGTACCAAACGACGACGTTTATTCGACATCGCCATTAAAATAACGGCTCGGCACCGTGCTTGTAAGTTTTCTTCGGTTGTATCTACCGCAGTTCCTTCAAACATAGGCGTTAACTGTGCCATAAATGCATCAAACATCGGCTCGATAGATACGATATCAAACTCAACACCAAGCAAGTCAGCTTGTTCTTTGGCGTCGTGAATGCTTATTTCAGAAGTATAACGGAATGGCATCATCACGGCTTGCACATGCTCTTTGCCTATTGCATCAACGGCAATCGCTACTGTCAGCCCTGAGTCAATCCCCCCCGATAAGCCTAAAATAGCCCCATTAAAACCATTTTTATTGATGTAGTCGCGAGTTGACATGACTAAGGCTTGGTATACCTGTGCGACAGGGTCATTTTCAATAAATACACTACCTTCGCTCACCAGTGCAAGTTCATCAAATTGCACTGTAATAACCTGCTCTTTAAATTCTTCCAATTTAAAGGTTTGTTTGCCTTTGTTTGCAATGATTTTTGAGCCACCATCAAACACCAATTCATCTTGCCCACCCACTTGGTTAAGATACACAATTGGCATATGAGTGCGTTTACAATGTTCGACTAATAAATCGGTTCGAATATGTTCTTTATTAATGTCATAAGGGGATGCATTGATTGTCAATAATATTTCAGCACCAGCCCCTTTAGCTGCATCTACCGGCTCGTCATACCAAATGTCTTCACAAATCAATAAGCCAAGCTGATAGCCTTTAAATTCAACGACACAGGTTTTTTCATCTGCGGTAAAATAACGAGGCTCATCAAACACACCATAATTGGGTAGCTCTTGTTTAAAATAACGTGCGTGCAGTTTACCTTGGTAGAAAAATGATAATGCATTATAGATATCATCCCCTTCATACCATGGGTGGCCAACGATAATCGCTGTCTCAGAGCTTGCTTTTTGTAAACGTTCTAGCTGTGCGACGCAACGATCTTCAAAATCGCCACGAAAAATCAAATCTTCTGGTGGGTAGCCTGTCAAAGACAGCTCTGAAAACATGACAATATCTGTGTTTGGTGCTTGTTCACTCACAACTTGCAACATGCGTTCGCAGTTGCCTTCGATGTCACCGACTAACCAATTAAGTTGTGCTAGTGAAATATTAAGCTTACGGCTCATAAGGTGTTTTTTCTCCCGGAGCGTGAATATGAATTGCCTTATTCCACATAATGTAATCGATAACAACCATGTGGTAAATAATTCTTATTTATTCTTTGAAATCATTGGCTTCTAAATCATGGCGACCAAGTAATTTATAAAACTCTGTACGGTTTCGTCCTGCCATTCGAGCCGCTTGGGTGACATTTCCTTTTGTCATTTGTAATAACTTACGTAAATAATTCAGTTCAAATTGATTACGTGCTTCAACGAATGTCGGCAAAGCGGTATTTTCACCTTGCAGGGCTTGGCTAACCAACGCTTCACTGATCACCGGCGATGTTGTGAGTGCCACACATTGCTCAATCACGTTAACTAACTGGCGCACATTACCCGGCCAGCTCGCTGTGATTAAACACTTCATCGCATCGCTGGAAAAACTGCGTACAAAGGGTTTATGGCGTGATGCTGACTCGCGTAATAAATGATTAGCTAATAATGGTATATCTTCTGAACGCTCATTTAACGCAGGAATACGTAAATTAACTACATTTAAGCGATAGTAGAGGTCTTCACGAAACTCATTTTTTTCCATCGCTTTAGGAAGATTACGGTGAGTCGCAGACAAAATACGCACATCAATGTCTAAATCACGGTTACTACCTAATGGACGAACTTTGCGCTCTTGCAATACCCGCAGTAATTTAACCTGCAATGGCATTGGCATATCACCAATTTCATCTAAAAATAACGTACCACCACTAGCTGCAAAAAATAACCCTTCGCGATTACTGACTGCACCGGTAAAAGCCCCTTTCGCATGGCCAAATAATTCAGACTCTAATAGTTGTTCAGGTAATGCACCACAGTTAATAGCAATAAACGGCTTACGAGCCCTAGGACTAGCCTTATGAATCGCTTGAGCCAAAACCTCTTTACCTGTACCACTTTGCCCATTAATAAGCACGCTAACATCAGATTGTGCTACCATATGTGCTTGTTCTAACAGCCTTATCATCAAGGGGCTACGCGTGACAATCCCCGAGCTCCACTCTTCATCGCTAATGGGTGTCGAAGAGAGCGCGAGTGCTTCATCAATGGCTTTATATAATGCATCTTTATCGACAGGTTTAGTTAAAAAACTAAATACGCCTCGCTGCGTTGCTGCTACTGCATCAGGGATAGAGCCATGTGCCGTTAATATAATGACAGGCATATTTGGATGCGCTTTTTGTATCTCATCGAAAAGCGCCATACCATCCATTTCGTCCATCCGTAAATCGCTGATCACTAAATCTAATTTTTCTTTTTGTAAGATTTTTAGTGCTTCGGGACCACTTTCTGCTGTAGTGACTTTAAAACCTTCACTACTCAAGCGCATGCCTAACAGTTTAAGAAGGCTAGGGTCATCGTCAACTAACAATAAATTTGCTGACTTACGATTCGTCATTTTTGTTCATTCTCCGATGAATTTTGCTCTACTGGAGAAGATACGCTGCTATCAGGCTTTGGCGCTTCTGAGGAAATAGGTTTATCTCCTTCCACCCCATTTTCCACCTCTTTTTCGGTTTCGTTCGTGCTTTTTTTGCGAGAAGAAAGCTGACGTTCAATATCCGTTAAATTTTCAAGCTTACGGGAGGTCGTATTCAGCTCGAAAGCCAATTTAGCATTATCTTCCTTTAAACGGTCGAGTTTGCTATCCATTTCTTGCTGTAAGCGTTTATAACGAGCCCCAGCGTCTGACAAGTTGATAATTTGTACTTGTTGCTCACGCCACAGTTGTAATAATGGCCGCACCGCGGTTGGAAAACTCAAGCTATACGTGTTTATGCTATCAAGCATTTTACGACGCTCAGCAATGGATGGATCAGCAGAGTTCAACAAAATATTCTGTTGAAATGCACTTGACCAGTTTGTAACCTCTATTTTACCTGCATCCGCACGCGCTTGGCTGGTTTCAGTACGGTCTGCACAGTCCATCATGCGCAACCAAAATAGTGCATTTTCCCGTGCAGTTGGCTGGTCATTATTCCAAATCGTTTCACATGATGTATAACGGTAGTCTGTCACTTTAACTTCCGGCACAACAGCTTGAGCCAGTGTATCGAGAGGTGACTGACCATTTTTTGTTACACATCCACCTAAAATTAAGGAGAATAAAACGACACTAAAATTAAGCCCTTTACGTCTCATCACATAAGGTACTCTTTTATTATGTTTACTTAACGATGCCTTACGGTAAAGTACCGCCCAAACACCTGTAGACCGATTTACCATTATTCATTCTCTGCGGTTAGAGGCAGTTCAATTCTAAAACAGACATCTGCTGATTTATTGGGAACAAGAGATAGTTCTCCACCCATTTGTTTAATACAATCTTGCGCAATACTCAGCCCTAGGCCACTTCCTTTAACAGCACCTTTTCTTTGTAATGAACCTTGATAGAAGGGTTCAAAAATCATACTTTGCTCAGATTCAGGAATTGGCGTTCCCGTATTCGCAACTTCAATCAGAAGTTTATTGCCAGTTTGGCGACTAGAGATCCAAATATTACCTGATTCGCCACCATAGTGCACCGCATTGGAATAGATATTATCAATAACTCGCCCAAGAAGTGAGGGTTCAGCTAAACAGCTATCTACTTTTAAACGGACGTCTGTTTTGATGTTCTTAGCCCGTGCGGGTAAGTTATGTGCTTTGACGATATCTTCAATGAGCTTTTGTAAATCAACAATCTGTGCTTCTGGTGGGTCATCGACGAGCTTACGATTATAATCAAGTAATTGCTCAATAAGTTGCTGAAGATGCTTACTACTGTGATCAAGAATTTCTACAACTTCTTTTTGAGACAGCGTTAATGGCCCTGCAACCTCATCCGCAAGTAATTCTGTCCCTTCACGCATGCTTGCAAGAGGCGTTTTTAATTCATGTGAAATATGGCGGAGAAATTCGTGACGCTGTGATTCAAGCCAAGACAATCGTTCACTTAACCAAATAATGCGCTGGGCGATTGTCCGTAACTCCCTAGGGCCTTTAAAACGCTCAATATTACTGGCAAGTGTACGCCCAGTACCAAGACGATTAATCATTCGCTCGATAGCCTTGACGGGGCCAATAATCATTCGAGTGAATAATGCCACCAACAAGGCGCTTAATAAAAATAAAATTAAACTTTGCCAGCCAAATAGTTGACCTTTATTCGCAATCGCTTTTTGCAACTGTTCCCCACGGCTAAAAATGACATCCCGTGTTTCTTGCACTAATGAAGCATTCGCAGCAGAAAATTGTTCTAAAGCCTGTGTGATTTTTTCTGTTGGTTCATTGTTTTCACATGTGACGGCCTTAAGCGCATCCAACGTTTTAGTCAACGCGGAAGTGTCCGACGAGGCAGGTAAGATAGTGCTCTGGCGCTCAAACATTTGCTGGTAGTCAGCAAACTGTTTCTGATATTGGGTTTTCAATGTGGGATCTTGCAAAACACAATATTGACGATAGCTCCGCTCCATTTCTAAGGCGAGGCTACTCATCACTTCACTACGCCGTGCGTCAAGCAACGTGGTTTTATTGATATTGGCAGCTT
It includes:
- the glnB gene encoding nitrogen regulatory protein P-II; protein product: MKKIDAIIKPFKLDDVREALAEVGITGMTVTEVKGFGRQKGHTELYRGAEYMVDFLPKVKIEIVVPDDIVENCVETIMQTAQTGKIGDGKIFVYDVARVIRIRTGEQDEEAI
- a CDS encoding NAD+ synthase, whose product is MSRKLNISLAQLNWLVGDIEGNCERMLQVVSEQAPNTDIVMFSELSLTGYPPEDLIFRGDFEDRCVAQLERLQKASSETAIIVGHPWYEGDDIYNALSFFYQGKLHARYFKQELPNYGVFDEPRYFTADEKTCVVEFKGYQLGLLICEDIWYDEPVDAAKGAGAEILLTINASPYDINKEHIRTDLLVEHCKRTHMPIVYLNQVGGQDELVFDGGSKIIANKGKQTFKLEEFKEQVITVQFDELALVSEGSVFIENDPVAQVYQALVMSTRDYINKNGFNGAILGLSGGIDSGLTVAIAVDAIGKEHVQAVMMPFRYTSEISIHDAKEQADLLGVEFDIVSIEPMFDAFMAQLTPMFEGTAVDTTEENLQARCRAVILMAMSNKRRRLVLTTSNKSESAVGYSTLYGDMAGGFDVLKDVPKTLVFELAKYRNTLSPAIPQRVIDRPPSAELAPGQLDQDSLPPYDVLDALLEGYVEKDLSVNDLIKLGFDKDVVRKVVRLVDINEYKRRQAPVGPRITMRNFGKDRRYPITSGFGRKNWS
- the glrR gene encoding two-component system response regulator GlrR, translated to MTNRKSANLLLVDDDPSLLKLLGMRLSSEGFKVTTAESGPEALKILQKEKLDLVISDLRMDEMDGMALFDEIQKAHPNMPVIILTAHGSIPDAVAATQRGVFSFLTKPVDKDALYKAIDEALALSSTPISDEEWSSGIVTRSPLMIRLLEQAHMVAQSDVSVLINGQSGTGKEVLAQAIHKASPRARKPFIAINCGALPEQLLESELFGHAKGAFTGAVSNREGLFFAASGGTLFLDEIGDMPMPLQVKLLRVLQERKVRPLGSNRDLDIDVRILSATHRNLPKAMEKNEFREDLYYRLNVVNLRIPALNERSEDIPLLANHLLRESASRHKPFVRSFSSDAMKCLITASWPGNVRQLVNVIEQCVALTTSPVISEALVSQALQGENTALPTFVEARNQFELNYLRKLLQMTKGNVTQAARMAGRNRTEFYKLLGRHDLEANDFKE
- the qseG gene encoding two-component system QseEF-associated lipoprotein QseG, with translation MVNRSTGVWAVLYRKASLSKHNKRVPYVMRRKGLNFSVVLFSLILGGCVTKNGQSPLDTLAQAVVPEVKVTDYRYTSCETIWNNDQPTARENALFWLRMMDCADRTETSQARADAGKIEVTNWSSAFQQNILLNSADPSIAERRKMLDSINTYSLSFPTAVRPLLQLWREQQVQIINLSDAGARYKRLQQEMDSKLDRLKEDNAKLAFELNTTSRKLENLTDIERQLSSRKKSTNETEKEVENGVEGDKPISSEAPKPDSSVSSPVEQNSSENEQK
- a CDS encoding sensor histidine kinase, with the translated sequence MNVLSKWRFFPRSLRQLVVMAFWLVLLPLLVLAYQAYQSLEQISNQAANINKTTLLDARRSEVMSSLALEMERSYRQYCVLQDPTLKTQYQKQFADYQQMFERQSTILPASSDTSALTKTLDALKAVTCENNEPTEKITQALEQFSAANASLVQETRDVIFSRGEQLQKAIANKGQLFGWQSLILFLLSALLVALFTRMIIGPVKAIERMINRLGTGRTLASNIERFKGPRELRTIAQRIIWLSERLSWLESQRHEFLRHISHELKTPLASMREGTELLADEVAGPLTLSQKEVVEILDHSSKHLQQLIEQLLDYNRKLVDDPPEAQIVDLQKLIEDIVKAHNLPARAKNIKTDVRLKVDSCLAEPSLLGRVIDNIYSNAVHYGGESGNIWISSRQTGNKLLIEVANTGTPIPESEQSMIFEPFYQGSLQRKGAVKGSGLGLSIAQDCIKQMGGELSLVPNKSADVCFRIELPLTAENE